From the Gossypium hirsutum isolate 1008001.06 chromosome A02, Gossypium_hirsutum_v2.1, whole genome shotgun sequence genome, the window aataataggAATTTTCTTTTAaagctaaatttagtaaataaaattaacaaagcAAAATTACAAGAATGAACAATTAATAACAAAACCATAAGATGCATTAACAAGTTATTCTATCTCCAACCAATTTATCTTAATAGAtcaaaaaaagagtgaaaaaattaaaaagaaactaagaagaagaaaaaatgaagaaactTGATGTACTCGAAAATAAGTCTGAACTGACACTACTAATATATaattaacccaaaatataaataaaatgaaatttatagagAAACCTTTAGCTCAACCAAACATTTTTAAGTGGCCACTGTAAAATCAAGATTCAACGACGACAAACTCGAACCTTTTCCTTCttccttttttgtttatttttacgCCAATTACGGCCCAGATATGAGGGTAAATTAAATCACTTCCCTCAGACCTCCACAGAGAGTTTCTTTTCCTTTTCGTCAAAGGAAAAACATGACAGTAGTGCACGGTGGTTATCGCGGTGGATATATTGTCGGGAAACTGGTGTTTCCAATCAATTACGAAGAGGAGTTTCTCTCAAAGACTCTCGATGCTTTGCATGGAAATGATTTGAAGTTGGCGTACGAGTGTTTAGCTGATCCTTTTGTGGACTTAAAAATTACATAGATATAGATACAGATATCACTCATGAGAAATACAATTTCTTTTGTGGACGCAAAAGCGGATGTAAGTACATTAGAGCTTGTCGCTACACAACACGAACTCAATGTTTGAGGCATTGGAGATATGAATATCGAATCTTTTGCCACTGATGTCTCTGCCCTTTCCAATCACACTTATCATGACTGCAACAATACTTAGCTACTGGACTTTGTTGAGCAAAGTAATATCAATGAGCATTCTCTAAAACTTATGGATGGTTGTCCATTATTCTCAAGATTATAAAACTTTGGGGAATCTTTAATTACCTTTCAAAGGGATTTAACACTGTATAGAAGAAGCAGTATATAGCATACAGTTTGAGTGAAATTTCAACtatattgagaaaaaaaaaagctagTAAAATGCAATTTCAATAACTATTAACCACCAAACATGCTTGGCAATAATGAAAGACTATTAATCAATGAAGACAAAAACGATTACTAAAAATTCAAAACCCTAATGTTGTATAAAGTGACAAATATGATCGGAAGCTAGAGCTTTACGAGTGCGAAGCACAGCAGGGAGTTCACCCGGAAAGACCAGAGCTGCACCATGTGGCCTTTCTCGAGTTGGTTGTTCTTCACAACAGAGTTCCACGTGTTAGTGAGGACATAGAGCGAACTTGACCTCATAACCCACTTGTTCAAGGTAATGCTTGTTCCCCTCATGGATGGGTCTAACAACCACACCTGCATGGAGTTTTTGTCATCTAACTCTTTAGCCTCTGCCTCGTTGAGAAAGTCATGAGTTTTGACTTGCGAGAAGGGTATGGAGAAACGACTGGCAGTAGGGTTTATGTCGGAGAAAAAGATGGTCTTTTGTATGACCAGAACCAAACCCCTACCACCCATCTCTTCAACTATAAGTTGTCTGAATAGGGGAGGTAAGTCTGGTGGTGGGATTGGGCAAACGGATTTCTCTTGCTTCTTGATTCTATTCGGCTTCAGTTTTGGTGCTACCTGATCGCCATCGTCTTCCTCTTCTACTGCTTTGAGATTGCGTTTCCTTTTCAGTCCAACGCTGTTGTTGAACTTGGACCTCAGCTTGAAACCCGTATGGTCTTGTTTGCAAAGGGTTGGAGGTGGTGGGGGTGCATTCTGGCTTTTCTGCAATTTCTGTTGGTCAACATGGAGTACGTGCAACAAGTAATCAAAAGGACCCCAATTGGGATCAATCTTTGTATCCTTAAAATCAACAAGGGTGAGAAGCTCCATCATCTTATCGTTTTCACCGACAACAAATTATTTTCTGTATTTGCTTGAAGCTGAGAATGCTACTTTCTTGAGATAAATGTAATATCTATCTACCTATCTAGTGTATATAAATAGGAAAAGGGTGCTTCAGGTGAAAATAATAGTTCTTGAAATACGACCGTTAAACTATAGTTTTCCGGCGGGGCATTTGAATGGAGTTGTTGTTTACCGGCAGAAAGGCGGCAAAAAATGGGCAAAGGTGTAAAAGACCTAATTCCCCACGTTTGTGTTTGCAATTATTCTGTTCTGTTTCTTGATATCTGAACGTTTCATGCTGGTCAAAGGGGCTTTCCCGGTGATCAATGGGCTTTCCCGGTGGGCTGCGGTTTCTTTATTTTGCATGTGGGGGTTTAGTTATTACAATTTTTCTTTCAGATATACACCCAAACAAAAAGCCCTAAAGATTTGGATCAAATTGATCTCAAATGGCAATCTTCTACACAAGTAAATGATAGAAATTCCAGCGGTGGTAAACGGCAACACTTGGGTTATTTCTTGAAAACCAGAGGCTGATACTTGGTACTTAATAAATTTGTAAGTAGATCATGTGGGTTTTTCATTTTAAGCCGGGTTTGTTTAGAAATGTTGATCTTTTCGTTgacgtttttctttttctttttgggttttttgAGTGACATAGCTTTGGGTTTTTTAATGAACAtttttaattaagtgtttatCCGTGACAATATTTTTCAGTGTTTATCCTTGACGAGTTTTCGAATTTGATGATGAAAATATAAGCTTTTAACAGAATGCGATCATGTAAATAGCtgaaacatgtccatctttgatCTTTTGTTGCATGAATGATTATAGGTATGGAATggcttttgagttttgaaatagtagaatttcatcattcttgatatgtataagtttgaatgatgtttttcaaatcattatatatatatccatgaAAGTTGTGTAAGCTTTGTTATTGGAAAGAGCAGagttttcaaaacaaaaattaaatcgaGCTGATTCTCAATCTCCTTTGTGTAAGATGCCTCTATATATTTTTACTCCATAAGACACCCTTGTATACGTAATGTATATCCAGACTCTAAAGAATAGAAAACTGTTTCTGAAAGTGATAAAAATGTCAATCCCAGCCTATATTATCAGGACTCTTCGTTCTTTGTTTCGTTCTTGTTTCTGAAGCTATTTGTGTCTACACTTAGATTTATGATCCTCTATACAAATCATAGAAAAATTAAGCATACAAGTATTCATCATACCCGTACCCAATATGCACTCCAGGTCAAATATACAATTGAATTCATTCTCTTGTTTCGTTTCCACTGTATCGTGTGACTTCATTATGCTGCTTTCGGTATAGGTTTTACACTAATTTATGGAAATATATGTGGGGGTGGGTGGGATTGTGTATGTTTTACTATTAgatatttattcatatatgcaAAGGCTTGGACTGCAGGCTTGCTTGTCTGTTTTGTGGTGTTCATGTATGTGTTTATGTGTTATAAAACTGTAGGGTGATATTCCTTTTCAGCTCTTAAACTGAAGCAAGAAGTTCATTGCTGTAAGCTTTTCATCGACAGACTGACCGGTATGCTCCTTTCCTTTATGTGATACAGTAGAATTCATCCACTTTCTATCTTAGCAGTCTTAACCATGCTGCAGAATCCAGCTGTgggttcatttgattcaattaacttaccaaaatcaTGGTCTTGAAATTCCCTACCATTTCGTCATGTAAACCACCTCCAATCTCTATTGTATCTGGATTTTGTAATCGAGCTGTATCAAGTTTCATCGGTGAGATTTCATGTTATGGTAAGCTCCTTTCCCTACCTCCTTTTATTTGATCAC encodes:
- the LOC107936594 gene encoding B3 domain-containing protein At1g05920; the encoded protein is MMELLTLVDFKDTKIDPNWGPFDYLLHVLHVDQQKLQKSQNAPPPPPTLCKQDHTGFKLRSKFNNSVGLKRKRNLKAVEEEDDGDQVAPKLKPNRIKKQEKSVCPIPPPDLPPLFRQLIVEEMGGRGLVLVIQKTIFFSDINPTASRFSIPFSQVKTHDFLNEAEAKELDDKNSMQVWLLDPSMRGTSITLNKWVMRSSSLYVLTNTWNSVVKNNQLEKGHMVQLWSFRVNSLLCFALVKL